A region of the Saccharomyces eubayanus strain FM1318 chromosome V, whole genome shotgun sequence genome:
AAGTTGTAAAACAGAATCTCCATCAGCAAAGCAAACCAGCTCCSTGACAAGTAAATAACACAAGCAAAAGCATTAACATAGTTCAAACCGTGCAATGACTATTTCATCYGCACACCCAGAAACAGAACCCAAATGGTGGAAAGAAGCYACCGTCTACCAAATCTACCCYGCAAGTTTCAARGACTCGAACAACGATGGCTGGGGTGATATGAAAGGTATCGCCTCCAAGTTGGAGTACATCAAAGAYCTYGGTGCCGATGCTATCTGGATTTCACCATTCTACGACTCGCCACAGGACGATATGGGTTACGATATTGCCAACTACGAGAAGGTCTGGCCAACCTACGGGACYAACGAGGACTGYTTCGMSYTGATTGAGAAGACCCATAAGYTAGGCATGAAGTTTATCACCGATTTGGTCATCAAYCATTGTTCCAGTGARCACGAGTGGTTYAAGGAGAGYAGGTCTTCCAAGACYAATCCAAARCGTGAYTGGTTCTTCTGGAGAGCACCTAAGGGCTACGACGCCGATGGCGCTCCAATCCCACCAAACAACTGGAGATCGTACTTCGGSGGTTCCGCATGGACTTTCGACGAAACAACGAACGAGTTTTACTTGCGTTTGTTTTGCTCYACCCAGCCTGATCTCAACTGGGAGAACGAGGACTGCAGAAAGGCAATCTACGAAAGCGCTGTTGGATACTGGTTAGACCACGGTGTTGACGGTTTCAGAATCGATGTGGGGAGTTTGTACTCCAAAGTTGTTGGTCTACCAGACGCTCCTGTGATTGACGAGAACACAAAATGGCAGGCCAGTGATGCTTTCACAATGAATGGACCACGTATTCATGAATTYCACCAAGAGATGAACAAGTTCATGAGAGACAGGGTYAAAGACGGTAGRGAGATTATGACCGTTGGTGAAATGCAACATGCTTCCGACGAGACCAAGAAGTTGTACACAAGTGCATCGAGGCACGAGCTTAGTGAGCTGTTCAACTTTTCTCACACTGATGTTGGAACTTCGCCCAAGTTCCGCCAAAACTTGGTCCCATTTGAATTGAAGGATTGGAAGGTTGCTCTTGCCGAGCTGTTCAGATAYGTTAACAAGAGTGATTGTTGGTCGACTATTTACCTCGAAAATCACGAYCAACCTCGTTCGATTACGAGATTTGGTGACGACTCGCCCAAGAATCGTGTCGTTTCTGGTAAGTTGCTGTCTGTATTGTTAGTGTCACTGACCGGTACTTTGTATGTGTACCARGGACAGGAGCTRGGCcaaatcaatttcaaaaactggCCTATTGAAAAGTACGARGACGTTGAAATCAGAAACAATTACAAGGCGATCAAGGAAGAGCATGGGGAAAACTCGAACgagatgaagaagtttttaGAAGCCATTGCCCTTATCTCCAGAGACCATGCCAGAACACCTATGCAATGGTCGCGCGAAGAGCCAAATGCTGGCTTCTCTGGGCCCACCGGCAAGCCATGGTTCTACTTGAACGAATCTTTCAGRGAGGGAATCAAYGTCGAAGACGAGCAAAAGGATCCAAACTCTGTGCTGGCTTTCTGGAAGGAAGCTTTGAGGTTTAGAAAGGCACACAAGGATATCACTGTTTATGGCTATGATTTTGAGTTCATCGATCTTGACAATAAAAAGCTGTTCAGTTTTACCAAGAAGTACGAGAACAAGACCTTGTTTGCAGCCTTGAACTTTAGCTCTGACAACGTGGACTTTACGATTCCAGATGACAGTACCTCGTTCAAGTTGGAGTTTGGMAACTTYCCAAAGAARGAGGTAGATGCCTCTTCCAGGACTTTGAAGCCATGGGAGGGCAGAATTTACRTATCTGAATGATTGACGATTGTGACAAAAAGATATGTACatctatttatatatatgattaTTTATYTATTTTACACATTGAATAGTAGCGACATATGTCTTTTTCCTTCATCGCAGGCGTCTGTGTTAATCTGCCCTTTCTGAACTATYCAGATGCCTTAATTTTGTACTGACTGTTGGTgtcttatttatttggaGAACCTCGATCAACYTCGCCCGATCGCCATATTTGGTGACGGATCCCCAAGGAATCGTGTCATCTTCGGAGAAAAATAGTCATATCCAGTTTTACCAGGTGCTTTAACTGCCTTAAGTGGTACCCTATATATTTACTGGGGACAAGATTTTGGTAAAACTGATCTCAAAAACCGAACCGACTCGTCGAAGAATACGGGGATGTTGAGATAAGAAACAACTGTGCTATAAGTAAGAAGGCCTACGATGAGATGAAGAAACGCTTAGGGGCTGTCGCACTGTTCTCCCAGCATGCCATAAGCTTGAgcaaaagatgaaaatttgTCCTCTCAGAAAACACAAGGAACAGTTTGTAACGAAAATTCCTACGGCTTCAAAAAACACGTTTACTTTTTATGCTAATAGAGCAAGAATAAGATGGCCGTTTAAGTTCAAAAGAGCCAACTACGTCCATTGGTTCGTACAATCTCACATATTATTcatttcaagaatttttcgtctttaTTCTGCACCAATAAATTTCCCAGTCCAACATGATCGACAAGAGGCGTAACAATAGTTCCTAACTAAAGATATCTGAATARgaaatgaagaaaaatccaacGAAGAGGTGAggaaaagttgaaaaaataatattttctgttttagCTGTTTAGGCAGTCAAACCTTTTTATGGTTTAATATAGTTGTTTTTtcctattttcttttttttttttttcttttgtttttgtcttttctattTCAGCTGACTTAATGGACCCTCTCAAACGCGAAATAACTCCGTTTTCGTACAGTTCCTCGCATTCCGTATACCAAATAAGGACACAAGTTTTTCGATATCGTCAAATGCAAATGTATCTACGGACTATCAGCTCYTAGTTTTCAAGTCCGAAAGGGGGCTGGGTAACTAGACACGAATTGCTATTGGTCGTAAGTCAGCCGCAAAAATCTGTTCAAGCTAACAATTGCACCCAAATGYGGTACAAATAGGGCTATGGAAACTTCCATTGTTCCCAATTGCACCCCCTGTGGCTTTTGAGAGGTTAAGGGTCCATGCCGGCATGATGGAATTAAGTTGTTTAAAAGAGATGAAGTCAGAAAATTTGACAGAAGGATAATATAGAAAGTAGTACTTGCGTATGTATCTCGGAATATGATGGAAACAGATCCGTCTAAAAATGACACTTTGGACGATAAAAGCACTGTCRGTTACRGCGAAAAGGCAGAAACTGATGTTGGTAAGCCTACCGCGTCCGGCTTACGTCGTATAGATGCTGTCAACAGGGTCTTGTCTGACTATGGCTCTTTCACAGCTTTTGGAGTCACGTTCAGTTCACTCAAGACCGCTCTACTAGTAGCCCTGTTTTTGCAGGGCTACTGTACTGGACTTGGTGGGCAGATTTCGCAATCGATACAAACGTACGCTGCTAACAGCTTTGGGAAGCATTCGCAGGTTGGATCAATCAATACCGTCAAATCAATCGTAGCTTCTGTTGTCGCTGTGCCATATGCACGTATGTCGGACCGATTTGGGCGTATGGAATGCTGGATCTTTGCGCTCGTGCTCTACACTGTGGGGGAAATTATTTCAGCCGCTACTCCAACTTTTGGCGGACTTTTTGCGGGTATTGTCATACAACAGTTTGGTTATTCTGGATTTCGTCTTCTTGCTACAGCATTGACGGGAGATCTATCTGAATTGAGAGATCGTACGTTTGCCATGaacatatttttgattccCGTGATTATAAACACATGGGTAAGCGGAAATATTGTTAGCTCGCTGGCTGGTGATGTCGCACCGTTCAAATGGCGTTGGGGCTATGGAATTTTCTGCATTATTGTACCCTTCTCTACCTTAATCTTGGCCCTTCCTTATGCATATGCTCAGTACATTTCCTGGCGCAGCGGAAAGCTACCACCATTCagattgaaagaaaaagggcaGAATCTGCGTCAAACGCTCTGGAAGTTTGTGGAAGACATAAATCTGATTGGAATTATTCTCTTTACTGCCTTCTTAGTGCTACTACTATTACCTCTCACGATAGCAGGTGGTGCCACGTCCAAATGGAGAGAAGGTCATATTATTGCAATGATTGTTGTTGGCGGCTGCTTRGGCTTTATCTTCCTAATTTGGGAGTTACGATTTGCCAAGAATCCGTTTATCCCACGAGTATATCTGGGCGATCCAACTATCTATGTTGCACTGGTGATGGAATTTGTATGGCGTCTAGGTCTACAGATCGAGTTGGAGTATTTGGTCACTGTGTTGATGGTAGCGTTCGGAGAATCAACTTTGAGAGCGCAGCGGATAGCTCAGCTTTACAATTTTCTGCAGTCATGCACTAATATTGTTGTGGGTATTATACTGCATTTCTATCCYCATCCTAAACTATTTGTGGTTGCTGGATCGCTTCTCGGTGTTCTTGGAATGGGTCTTTTGTACAAATACCGGGTGGTRTACGACGGAATTTCGGGTCTTATTGGCGCTGAGATTGTGGTTGGTATAGCCGGTGGTATGATACGTTTTCCTATGTGGACGCTGGTGCATGCTTCAACCACGCACAACGAGATGGCAACTGTCACAGGGCTACTTATGTCAGTCTACCAAATCGGAGATGCGGTGGGTGCTTCTATTGCCGGTGCAATATGGACTCAGCGCCTGGCAAAGGAGCTGATACAGCGACTCGGCTACAACTTAGGTATGTCGATCTACAAATCACCACTCAACTatctaaaaaaataccCTATTGGATCTGAAGTTCGTGCTCAGATGGTGGAATCCTACTCGAAGGTTCAACGCTTATTGATAATTGTGTCAATTTCATTTGCAGCTTTCAATGCYRTTCTYtgcttttttttgcgtGGCTTCACCGTAAACAAGAAGCAAAGCTTTTCCACRGAAGAACGAGAGAAAGAGAARCTCAAAATCACACAGCAATCATGGCTCCGTCGTGTGATTGGATATTGAACTGGAGACTACTAGCCATCCTGATATAGGATAAAGCATCT
Encoded here:
- a CDS encoding glycoside hydrolase family 13 protein codes for the protein MTISSAHPETEPKWWKEATVYQIYPASFKDSNNDGWGDMKGIASKLEYIKDLGADAIWISPFYDSPQDDMGYDIANYEKVWPTYGTNEDCFXLIEKTHKLGMKFITDLVINHCSSEHEWFKESRSSKTNPKRDWFFWRAPKGYDADGAPIPPNNWRSYFGGSAWTFDETTNEFYLRLFCSTQPDLNWENEDCRKAIYESAVGYWLDHGVDGFRIDVGSLYSKVVGLPDAPVIDENTKWQASDAFTMNGPRIHEFHQEMNKFMRDRVKDGREIMTVGEMQHASDETKKLYTSASRHELSELFNFSHTDVGTSPKFRQNLVPFELKDWKVALAELFRYVNKSDCWSTIYLENHDQPRSITRFGDDSPKNRVVSGKLLSVLLVSLTGTLYVYQGQELGQINFKNWPIEKYEDVEIRNNYKAIKEEHGENSNEMKKFLEAIALISRDHARTPMQWSREEPNAGFSGPTGKPWFYLNESFREGINVEDEQKDPNSVLAFWKEALRFRKAHKDITVYGYDFEFIDLDNKKLFSFTKKYENKTLFAALNFSSDNVDFTIPDDSTSFKLEFGNFPKKEVDASSRTLKPWEGRIYXSE